One part of the Tachysurus fulvidraco isolate hzauxx_2018 chromosome 23, HZAU_PFXX_2.0, whole genome shotgun sequence genome encodes these proteins:
- the prpf6 gene encoding pre-mRNA-processing factor 6, with product MMSSPAVKQPSKNPTTKSSSGPGGGNVSSGPALPLASPLMGKKKKPFLGMPAPLGYVPGLGRGATGFTTRSDIGPARDANDPVDDRHAPPGKRTVGDQMKKTNQDDDDEDLNDTNYDEFNGYAGSLFSSGPYEKDDEEADAIYAALDKRMDERRKERRELREKEEIEKYRMERPKIQQQFSDLKRKLAEVTEEEWLSIPDVGDARNKRQRNPRYEKLTPVPDSFFAKHLQTGDNHTSVDPRQGQFGGLNTPFPGGLNTPYPGSMTPGAGELDMRKIGQARNTLMDMRLSQVSDSVSGQTVVDPKGYLTDLNSMIPTHGGDISDIKKARLLLKSVRETNPHHPPAWIASARLEEVTGKLQVARNLIMKGAEMCPKSEDVWLEAARLQPGDTAKAVVAQAVRHLPQSVRIYIRAAELETDIRAKKRVLRKALENVSKSVRLWKTAVELEEPEDARIMLSRAVECCPTSVELWLALARLETYENARRVLNKARENIPTDRHIWITAAKLEEANGNTQMVEKIIDRAITSLRSNGVEINREQWIQDAEECDKAGSVATCQAVIRAVIGIGIEEEDCKHTWMEDAESCVAHGALECARAIYAHALQVFPSKKSVWLRAAYFEKSHGTRESLEALLQRAVAHCPKAEVLWLMGAKSKWLAGDVPAARSILALAFQANPNSEEIWLAAVKLESENNEYERARRLLAKARSSAPTARVFMKSVKLEWVLGNIVVAQELCSEALKHYEDFPKLWMMKGQIEEQSENMDKAREAYNQGLKKCPHSMPLWLLLSRLEEGVGQLTRARAILEKSRLKNPQTPELWLESVRLEYRAGLKNIANTLMAKALQECPNSGILWAEAVFLEARPQRKTKSVDALKKCEHDPHVLLAVAKLFWSERKITKAREWFLRTVKIEPDLGDAWSFFYKFELQHGTEEQQEEVKKRCENAEPRHGELWCTESKHILNWQKKIGEIMCLVAAKIKNTF from the exons ATGATGTCGAGTCCTGCAGTGAAACAGCCTTCTAAAAATCCCACCACCAAAAGCTCCTCTGGCCCTGGCGGGGGGAATGTTTCGAGTGGCCCCGCTCTTCCTTTGGCATCCCCACTCATGGGCAAAAAGAAGAAACCGTTTCTCGGAATGCCAGCGCCTCTCGGCTATGTTCCTGGTCTAGGCAGAGG GGCTACAGGTTTCACCACAAGATCTGATATCGGTCCTGCTCGAGATGCGAATGATCCGGTGGATGACCGGCATGCACCTCCTGGGAAGAGGACAGTGGGTGATCAAATGAAGAAGACCAACCAGGATGACGATGATGAGGACCTGAACGACACCAATTATGATGAG TTTAATGGGTATGCTGGAAGCCTGTTCTCAAGTGGGCCTTATGAGAAGGATGACGAAGAAGCAGATGCCATTTATGCAGCACTGGACAAGCGGATGGATGAGAGACGGAAGGAAAGAAG GGAgttgagagaaaaagaggagataGAGAAGTATCGTATGGAGAGGCCCAAGATCCAACAACAGTTCTCAGATCTGAAA aggaaaTTAGCTGAGGTGACAGAAGAAGAGTGGTTGAGTATTCCAGATGTGGGTGATGCCAGAAACAAGAGACAAAGAAACCCACGTTATGAGAAACTTACACCAGTGCCCGACAGCTTCTTTGCTAAACATCTACAGACAGGAGATAACCACACCAGTGTTGACCCTCGGCAAGGG CAATTTGGTGGTTTGAACACACCTTTTCCTGGGGGATTAAATACACCATATCCAGGGAGCATGACCCCAGGGGCTGGAGAGCTGGACATGAGAAAGATCGGACAGGCCAGAAACACACTTATGGACATGAGGCTCAGTCAG GTTTCTGACTCTGTGAGTGGGCAGACCGTTGTGGACCCTAAAGGCTATCTGACAGACCTCAACTCCATGATCCCAACACATGGAGGTGACATCAG TGACATTAAAAAGGCACGTCTGTTGTTGAAGTCAGTGCGGGAGACAAACCCTCACCACCCCCCTGCCTGGATTGCCTCGGCACGTTTGGAGGAGGTTACTGGCAAATTGCAGGTGGCGAGAAACCTCATCATGAAAGGAGCAGAGATGTGTCCTAAG AGTGAAGATGTATGGCTAGAGGCTGCACGCCTGCAGCCGGGAGACACTGCAAAGGCAGTAGTTGCCCAGGCTGTACGTCACCTCCCTCAATCTGTGCGCATCTACATTCGAGCTGCTGAGCTTGAGACAGACATCAGAGCCAAGAAACGAGTTTTGCGCAAAG CTCTAGAGAATGTTTCCAAATCTGTGCGTCTGTGGAAGACCGCTGTTGAGCTGGAGGAGCCAGAGGATGCTAGAATTATGCTGAGTCGTGCTGTGGAGTGCTGTCCAACCAGTGTAGAG CTCTGGCTTGCCTTGGCACGTTTAGAGACATATGAAAATGCAAGGCGCGTTCTGAACAAGGCTCGGGAGAATATTCCAACTGATCGTCATATCTGGATCACAGCTGCCAAGTTGGAGGAGGCCAATGGCAACACACAGATGGTGGAGAAGATCATTGACCGAGCAATCACCTCACTGCGGTCCAATGGGGTGGAAATCAACCGTGAACAGTGGATTCAG GATGCTGAAGAGTGTGATAAAGCTGGTAGTGTTGCCACCTGTCAGGCTGTGATCAGAGCAGTCATTGGCATTGGCATAGAGGAAGAAGACTGTAAACATACATGGATGGAAGATGCTGAGAGT TGTGTGGCTCATGGTGCATTGGAATGTGCTCGTGCCATCTATGCCCACGCACTGCAGGTCTTTCCCAGCAAAAAGAGTGTGTGGCTGCGAGCAGCTTACTTTGAGAAGAGTCACGGCACACG AGAGTCTCTGGAGGCTCTTCTGCAGAGGGCAGTTGCTCACTGTCCCAAAGCAGAAGTATTGTGGCTGATGGGGGCCAAGTCCAAGTGGCTAGCTGGAGACGTCCCTGCTGCCAGAAGCATTCTTGCATTGGCCTTCCAG GCCAACCCCAACAGTGAAGAGATTTGGCTGGCTGCTGTGAAGCTGGAGTCAGAGAATAATGAATATGAGAGAGCCCGAAGGCTTCTTGCAAAAGCACGTAGCAGTGCTCCCACTGCCAGG GTCTTTATGAAGTCTGTGAAGTTGGAGTGGGTACTGGGGAATATTGTCGTAGCCCAAGAACTGTGCTCTGAGGCATTGAAGCACTATGAGGATTTCCCCAAACTCTGGATGATGAAAGGCCAGATTGAGGAGCAGTCTGAAAACATGGACAAAGCCAGAGAAGCCTACAACCAGGGG CTAAAGAAGTGTCCCCACTCTATGCCCCTGTGGTTACTGCTGTCACGGCTGGAGGAGGGAGTGGGCCAGCTCACTCGTGCTCGTGCTATCTTGGAGAAATCACGGCTCAAGAACCCACAGACCCCAGAGCTATG GTTAGAATCAGTTCGGCTGGAGTACAGAGCAGGCCTAAAAAACATTGCCAATACACTCATGGCTAAAGCTTTACAAGAGTGTCCCAACTCAG GAATCCTTTGGGCAGAGGCTGTGTTCTTAGAGGCTAGACCACAGAGAAAGACCAAGAGTGTTGATGCCCTGAAGAAATGCGAGCATGACCCCCATGTTTTACTGGCTGTTGCAAA GTTATTCtggagtgagagaaagataaCCAAAGCCAGAGAATGGTTCCTGCGAACAGTGAAGATTGAGCCAGACCTTGGTGATGCCTGGTCATTTTTCTACAAATTTGAGCTACAACATGGTACAGAG GAGCAGCAGGAAGAGGTCAAGAAACGCTGTGAGAATGCTGAACCCCGGCATGGAGAGTTGTGGTGTACTGAATCCAAACACATTCTCAACTGGCAGAAAAAGATTGGAGAGATCATGTGTCTTGTGGCTGCCAAGATAAAGAACACCTTTTAA